In the Nodosilinea sp. PGN35 genome, one interval contains:
- a CDS encoding Na+/H+ antiporter NhaC family protein: MHRWIALMDIVLAFGLSFAVLVAGALRGVFIAYPLLMAMALFGVVLRRRGFALRALATMGWVGSQKALPVIGVLLLIGAVTASWMAAGTVPTLVYYGLRVVTPHTMVLVAFGLASGVSLLLGTSFGTVGTVGVALMMMVTGGEGGELHRWLVAGAIIAGAYVGDRASPMSSSALLIAAVTRTDLYDNIRAMGRTSLLPLGLAIAIYAGFAWVSPVPLAASSLGHDLAAEFRLGPVTLVPAGVMVLLALGRLPVQRAMLASTATAIVLALGYQHYSLGQVLQFLLTGFELAPTSPLNAIVLGGGVAAMVRVSLVVVISTAFVGIFAGTDLLHRLERSLARVKTPGDRFLATALVGTLAAAFGCTQTIAILLTQQQLDPTYRRTQAPPSALALDLENTVVVIAPLIPWNIAGLLPATLLGVNAGFIPFACYLYLLPLVTLLWLRRKTAAAALATASSDLDYS, translated from the coding sequence TTGCACCGATGGATTGCGCTGATGGATATTGTGCTGGCCTTTGGGCTGTCGTTTGCGGTGCTGGTGGCCGGGGCGCTGCGGGGGGTGTTCATTGCCTATCCGCTGCTGATGGCCATGGCGCTGTTTGGGGTCGTACTGCGGCGGCGGGGTTTTGCGCTGCGGGCGCTGGCCACCATGGGCTGGGTTGGCAGCCAAAAGGCGCTGCCGGTGATTGGGGTGCTGCTGCTGATTGGCGCAGTGACGGCCAGCTGGATGGCGGCGGGCACCGTGCCAACCCTGGTGTACTACGGTCTGCGGGTGGTGACGCCCCACACCATGGTGCTGGTGGCTTTTGGGCTGGCCAGTGGGGTGTCGCTGCTGTTGGGCACCTCCTTTGGCACCGTGGGCACCGTGGGGGTGGCGCTGATGATGATGGTGACGGGGGGCGAGGGGGGCGAACTGCATCGCTGGCTGGTTGCCGGAGCGATTATCGCCGGGGCCTACGTAGGCGATCGCGCCTCCCCCATGTCTTCCAGCGCGCTGCTGATCGCCGCCGTTACCCGCACCGACCTCTACGACAACATTCGCGCTATGGGGCGCACCTCGCTGCTGCCCCTGGGGCTGGCGATCGCTATCTACGCGGGCTTTGCCTGGGTGAGCCCCGTGCCCCTGGCGGCCTCCAGCCTGGGGCACGACCTGGCGGCGGAGTTTCGCCTGGGGCCGGTGACCCTGGTGCCTGCCGGGGTAATGGTGCTGCTGGCGCTGGGGCGGCTGCCGGTGCAGCGGGCGATGCTGGCCAGCACCGCCACGGCCATTGTTCTGGCCCTGGGCTATCAGCACTACAGCCTGGGGCAGGTGCTGCAATTTTTGCTCACCGGGTTTGAGCTGGCCCCCACATCCCCCCTCAACGCCATTGTGCTGGGCGGCGGCGTGGCGGCGATGGTGCGGGTGTCGCTGGTGGTGGTGATCTCCACTGCCTTTGTGGGCATCTTTGCCGGTACCGACCTGCTGCACCGGCTGGAGCGATCGCTGGCGCGGGTCAAAACGCCGGGCGATCGCTTTTTGGCAACGGCGCTGGTGGGTACCCTGGCCGCCGCCTTTGGCTGCACCCAAACCATCGCCATTTTGCTCACCCAGCAGCAGCTCGACCCCACCTACCGCCGCACCCAGGCCCCGCCCTCGGCCCTGGCCCTCGATCTAGAAAACACGGTGGTTGTGATCGCGCCGCTGATTCCCTGGAATATCGCCGGGCTGCTGCCAGCCACCCTGCTGGGGGTAAACGCGGGCTTTATTCCCTTTGCCTGCTACCTCTACCTGCTGCCGCTGGTAACGCTGCTCTGGCTCCGGCGCAAGACTGCGGCAGCGGCGCTGGCTACCGCTAGCTCTGACCTGGATTATTCATGA
- a CDS encoding methylated-DNA--[protein]-cysteine S-methyltransferase: protein MTTELWIDRLPSGLGDLLLVSDGAALCALDFADCEARLLTLLKKRFAAVTLTPCPNPQGFSDRLRAYLAGDLHSLDGVRVNPGGTAFQQQVWGLLRQIPAGTVATYGELAAKLGKPTAYRAVGLANSLNPVAIALPCHRVIGTQGQLTGYAGGLARKRWLLHHEGVTLPDERESPAQGQLCLGL from the coding sequence ATGACCACCGAACTCTGGATTGATCGACTGCCCTCTGGGCTCGGCGACCTGTTGCTGGTGTCAGACGGCGCAGCGCTCTGCGCCCTCGACTTTGCCGACTGCGAAGCCCGCCTGCTGACCTTGCTCAAAAAGCGATTTGCGGCGGTGACGCTCACCCCCTGCCCCAACCCCCAGGGCTTTAGCGATCGCCTCAGAGCCTACCTGGCAGGCGACCTGCACAGTCTTGATGGGGTGCGCGTCAACCCAGGGGGGACGGCCTTTCAGCAGCAGGTGTGGGGGTTGCTGCGCCAGATTCCCGCCGGTACGGTGGCCACCTACGGCGAGCTGGCGGCAAAGTTGGGCAAACCCACGGCCTACCGGGCGGTGGGCCTGGCCAACTCCCTCAACCCGGTGGCGATCGCCCTGCCCTGCCACCGGGTAATTGGCACCCAGGGCCAGCTCACCGGCTACGCGGGCGGTTTGGCGCGCAAACGGTGGCTGCTACACCACGAAGGCGTTACCCTACCCGACGAACGCGAGTCCCCCGCCCAGGGGCAGCTGTGCCTGGGGCTTTAG
- a CDS encoding glycosyltransferase family 2 protein: protein MKSSLALFAEPVLANARRLLWLSIWLLWIPMAVYVIALDYGHGLGILQGALLAVSLIGLVVINAETAVVIYSCRRSNPWFNRGMLQRWGRVRRRRRATLPALGLLPPQVSLPFVSVVVAAYLPNEQDIIEDTLLHWLTQVRPPAQGWEIILAYNTPVQLPVEARLQALARRYPALVLLPVAHSHSKAENLNAALQVATGEMTGIFDADHHPAADCLSRAWAWLYQGRYDVVQGRNIIRNARDSWLTQLIAVEFECIYGVSHYGRSLLADTALFGGSNGYWRTSALRHLGFHHARLTEDIDVTVRGLLGGCRLVHDPAIVTTELAPDNLRGLWLQRQRWSQGWLEVAALHLGRVLRSPRLDAVQKPYWLLMLLFSQGFYPLVWQVVPMLLSIHLSQRDRDLNFETLNLVLMGLLTLSVVLQVAVAMVLRPAASTYTRRHGVLYCLLSPVYFWLKALIGVVAVVNHLCGSRVWHVTARTKSKPNRWMVALRGAK from the coding sequence ATGAAGTCGAGCTTGGCGCTGTTTGCTGAGCCTGTTCTGGCCAATGCCAGGCGGCTGCTGTGGTTGAGCATCTGGCTACTGTGGATACCGATGGCGGTATACGTTATCGCCCTTGACTACGGCCATGGCCTGGGGATATTGCAGGGGGCCTTGCTGGCCGTTTCACTGATTGGCCTGGTGGTGATCAACGCCGAAACTGCCGTGGTGATCTACAGCTGCCGCCGGTCTAATCCCTGGTTTAATCGGGGTATGCTGCAACGCTGGGGCAGGGTGCGGCGACGGCGGCGGGCGACCCTGCCTGCCCTGGGGCTGCTGCCGCCCCAGGTCTCTTTGCCCTTTGTCTCGGTGGTGGTGGCGGCCTACCTGCCCAACGAGCAGGACATCATCGAAGACACGCTGCTGCACTGGCTGACCCAGGTGCGGCCCCCCGCCCAGGGGTGGGAAATTATTCTGGCCTACAACACCCCCGTCCAGCTGCCGGTGGAAGCTCGCTTGCAGGCCCTGGCTCGGCGCTACCCGGCCCTGGTGCTGCTGCCGGTGGCCCACAGCCACTCCAAGGCCGAAAACCTCAACGCCGCCCTCCAGGTGGCCACGGGCGAAATGACGGGTATTTTCGACGCCGACCACCATCCGGCGGCGGACTGTCTCAGCCGGGCCTGGGCCTGGCTCTACCAGGGCCGCTACGACGTGGTGCAGGGCCGCAACATCATTCGCAACGCCAGGGACAGCTGGCTGACCCAGCTGATTGCGGTGGAGTTTGAGTGCATCTACGGGGTGAGCCACTACGGGCGATCGCTGCTGGCCGACACCGCTCTGTTTGGCGGCTCCAACGGCTACTGGCGCACGTCGGCCCTGCGCCACCTCGGCTTTCACCACGCCCGCCTCACCGAGGACATCGACGTTACCGTGCGGGGCCTGCTGGGGGGCTGTCGCCTGGTGCACGACCCGGCCATTGTCACCACAGAGCTGGCCCCCGACAACCTGCGGGGGCTGTGGCTCCAACGCCAGCGGTGGAGCCAGGGCTGGCTGGAGGTGGCGGCGCTGCACCTGGGGCGGGTGCTGCGATCGCCCCGCCTCGACGCCGTGCAAAAGCCCTACTGGCTGCTGATGCTGCTCTTTAGCCAGGGCTTTTACCCGCTGGTGTGGCAGGTGGTGCCGATGCTGCTGAGCATTCACCTCAGCCAGCGCGATCGCGACCTCAACTTTGAAACCCTCAACCTGGTGCTGATGGGCCTGCTCACCCTCAGCGTAGTGCTGCAAGTGGCGGTGGCCATGGTGCTGCGCCCGGCGGCATCCACCTATACCCGCCGCCACGGGGTGCTCTACTGTCTGCTGTCGCCGGTTTACTTTTGGCTAAAGGCGCTAATTGGCGTGGTGGCGGTGGTCAACCACCTCTGCGGCAGCCGGGTGTGGCACGTGACCGCTCGCACCAAAAGTAAACCCAACCGCTGGATGGTGGCCCTGCGGGGCGCAAAGTGA
- a CDS encoding DUF1328 domain-containing protein, giving the protein MLRYALIFLVVALIAAFFGFSGVAGAAAGIAQILFYIFLAIFVVSLIMNFLKRA; this is encoded by the coding sequence ATGCTTCGTTACGCACTGATTTTTCTGGTTGTAGCCCTGATTGCCGCCTTCTTTGGCTTTAGTGGCGTAGCCGGTGCCGCCGCAGGCATCGCCCAAATTTTGTTCTACATTTTCCTGGCCATCTTTGTGGTGTCCCTGATTATGAACTTCCTCAAGCGCGCCTAG
- a CDS encoding cyanophycin synthetase, with protein sequence MILDQLPVSRVNARKTDAFDVYNSRFCEGSNPYLNTGAFIFDFALTGHSDPLPIEAYVEAVGDRYPHIKERTYDSYAHLFAQVAAEVNQLDIGLHLHQWSVTQRGNRCRLAVEALHGRTTRSVVYAVWDWFEAITQGYSFYIEDQVEVFQRVFRQSVYGGPTVYALLRTAHAKGIPTFYLWDEGLMQYGYGKKLVRGVATTFDTDSHLDSDFTTRKDDCKAFLGTLGFPVPQGEIVVTYDEALAAVDRIGYPVAVKPVVGHKGEGVTAAVGDDADLEAAFDRAIASIPVDQSVRVIVETSITGSDFRILCVNGRFVAAMERRPAWVTGDGRSTIQELIRDANRNPDRSDTPTSPMGQIKTDHAMELYLAEQGLTLETVLEPDHTVYLRKVANLSAGGVSIDATPTIHPDNVILAQDIAQHFRLTCLGIDVIARDLSRSWKDGNFGILEINSAPGISMHLNPSVGDRVDVTSPILETFFPPETRGRIPTLTFNRLSMRDLQELIDHLLSQHPNWVIGAVCREGVLVNRSEKVLHANYNVNVSNLLRNPRLDLLIAEYRGDIFEQDGMFYSGSDMVVLDNPTETETLLTRDVFPHATVVVREGGNVSIRREGLIEQYRLGGSEPFSRVYLKEIGTILP encoded by the coding sequence GTGATTCTCGATCAACTTCCGGTGTCGCGCGTCAATGCTCGTAAAACCGATGCGTTTGATGTCTACAACAGTCGGTTTTGCGAGGGCAGCAACCCCTACCTCAACACAGGGGCATTTATCTTTGACTTTGCCCTGACTGGCCACAGCGACCCATTGCCGATCGAGGCCTACGTTGAGGCGGTGGGCGATCGCTACCCGCACATCAAAGAGCGCACCTACGACTCCTACGCCCATCTGTTTGCCCAGGTGGCCGCCGAGGTCAACCAGCTCGACATTGGGCTGCACCTGCACCAGTGGAGCGTAACCCAGCGGGGCAATCGCTGCCGCCTGGCGGTGGAGGCGCTGCACGGGCGCACCACCCGATCGGTAGTCTACGCCGTGTGGGACTGGTTTGAGGCGATCACCCAGGGCTACTCATTCTATATTGAAGACCAGGTTGAGGTCTTTCAGCGGGTGTTTCGCCAGTCGGTGTATGGCGGCCCCACGGTGTACGCCCTGCTGCGCACCGCTCACGCCAAGGGCATTCCCACATTTTATCTGTGGGATGAGGGGCTGATGCAGTACGGCTACGGCAAAAAGCTGGTGCGCGGCGTGGCCACCACCTTTGACACCGACAGCCACCTCGACTCAGACTTCACCACCCGCAAAGACGACTGCAAGGCCTTTCTCGGCACCCTGGGGTTTCCGGTGCCCCAGGGCGAAATCGTGGTCACCTACGACGAGGCCCTGGCCGCCGTCGATCGCATCGGGTACCCCGTGGCGGTGAAGCCGGTGGTGGGGCACAAGGGCGAAGGGGTGACGGCAGCGGTGGGCGACGACGCCGACCTGGAGGCGGCTTTCGATCGGGCGATCGCCTCTATCCCGGTCGATCAGTCGGTGCGGGTGATTGTTGAGACCAGCATCACCGGCTCCGACTTTCGAATTTTGTGCGTCAACGGTCGGTTTGTAGCGGCCATGGAGCGCCGCCCCGCCTGGGTTACCGGCGATGGCCGCTCCACTATCCAAGAACTGATTCGCGATGCCAACCGCAACCCCGACCGCAGCGACACCCCCACTTCGCCGATGGGCCAGATCAAAACCGACCACGCCATGGAGCTGTACCTGGCGGAGCAGGGGCTCACCCTGGAGACGGTGCTAGAGCCAGACCACACGGTGTACCTGCGCAAGGTGGCCAACCTGTCGGCGGGCGGAGTCAGCATTGACGCCACCCCTACCATTCACCCCGACAACGTGATTCTGGCCCAGGATATTGCCCAGCACTTTCGGCTCACCTGCCTGGGCATTGACGTGATTGCCCGCGACCTATCGCGCTCCTGGAAGGACGGCAATTTTGGCATTCTCGAAATCAACTCGGCACCAGGGATTTCGATGCACCTGAACCCGTCGGTGGGCGATCGCGTCGATGTTACCTCCCCCATTCTAGAAACCTTCTTCCCCCCCGAGACCAGGGGCCGCATTCCTACCCTGACCTTTAACCGGCTGTCGATGCGCGACCTGCAAGAGCTAATTGACCACCTGCTGTCGCAGCACCCCAACTGGGTGATCGGCGCGGTGTGCCGCGAGGGGGTGCTCGTCAACCGCTCAGAAAAGGTCTTGCACGCCAACTACAACGTCAACGTCAGCAACCTGCTGCGCAACCCCAGACTCGATCTGCTGATTGCCGAATATCGCGGCGACATCTTTGAGCAAGACGGCATGTTTTACTCGGGCAGCGACATGGTGGTTTTAGACAACCCCACCGAAACCGAAACCCTGCTCACCCGCGATGTCTTTCCCCACGCCACGGTGGTGGTGCGCGAGGGGGGCAACGTCTCAATTCGCCGCGAGGGGCTAATTGAGCAGTACCGCCTGGGCGGCAGCGAACCCTTTAGCCGCGTCTACCTCAAAGAGATCGGCACCATCTTGCCCTGA
- a CDS encoding DUF3685 domain-containing protein has protein sequence MTTPPLRLMLVDEDPVFRLGLRIWLEQTAGYTVVAEATQASDALAILASRASLQNPPAAPADWAPEPAPAWADAWAAPEAGQLPDLDLVILDLGLGVGRPDQLPGLRLCAAIKARYPALPVLVLSAQAEPVLAAAARQLGADGFGPRGMAVADLGRLIEHLAGGGLSRTSGLRPLASGQRPAEVALGEAPAAPLPRPHPLTALRINLRRSSVQQIEAMMAQIEAEQRRGRGSLLSEAVLAGRYRELRAARWLVGRLLATGADRSLPAEPPVVRPRSRSEELAASGGEPPLPPRPDGSPMPPEVLAVATETRLALNQGDLATLIFERVFRKLQGLLDNTSDMPLEADILRDDKKRELFYLVLRKFEDALEHLRGAGVLPGQLPEKSALVLHDLWQAALTDFFGRYYTLQVDTLEQPVVPTLLSETPVVQAAILDRLPQVPMLLGHLLFNESMVVDGSLYEAAAPQAMARSQELLEHLLIQLANAVVQPLLNHFADVELMKKNLYHRRMMTSRDIERFRNDLSWRYRWDGLVNEPRAIFESQHRLFGFTERGIQYQLIYAPRRQELEQLSGLQRAVTLAVEARDAIAPRFRSAVALVGSGIVYVLTDVIGRGIGLIGRGILRGVGGAWRDPRYRRDRQESNFRD, from the coding sequence ATGACAACGCCCCCCCTGCGACTCATGCTGGTAGACGAAGACCCGGTGTTTCGCCTGGGTCTGCGCATCTGGCTGGAGCAGACCGCTGGCTACACCGTGGTGGCTGAAGCCACCCAGGCCAGCGATGCGCTGGCGATTTTGGCCAGCCGGGCCAGCCTGCAAAATCCCCCTGCTGCGCCCGCCGACTGGGCCCCAGAGCCCGCCCCAGCCTGGGCCGACGCCTGGGCCGCTCCAGAGGCTGGCCAGCTCCCCGACCTCGATTTGGTGATTCTCGATCTGGGGCTGGGGGTCGGTCGCCCCGACCAGCTGCCGGGGCTGCGTCTGTGTGCCGCCATTAAAGCGCGCTACCCGGCTCTGCCGGTGCTGGTGCTCAGCGCCCAGGCCGAGCCGGTGCTGGCCGCCGCCGCTCGCCAGCTCGGGGCCGATGGGTTTGGCCCTCGGGGCATGGCTGTCGCCGACCTGGGGCGGCTGATTGAGCACCTGGCGGGGGGAGGGCTGTCGCGGACAAGCGGCCTGCGCCCCCTGGCGAGCGGTCAGCGTCCTGCCGAGGTCGCCCTGGGCGAAGCCCCCGCCGCCCCGTTGCCCCGGCCCCACCCCCTGACGGCTCTGCGGATTAACCTGCGGCGATCGTCGGTGCAGCAGATTGAGGCGATGATGGCGCAGATCGAAGCCGAACAGCGGCGGGGGCGGGGGTCGCTGCTGAGCGAGGCGGTGCTGGCGGGGCGCTACCGCGAACTGCGGGCGGCTCGCTGGCTGGTGGGGCGGCTGCTGGCCACCGGTGCTGATCGGAGCCTACCCGCTGAACCTCCGGTGGTGCGGCCCCGCTCCCGATCCGAGGAGCTGGCTGCCAGCGGTGGCGAACCGCCGCTGCCGCCCAGACCTGACGGCAGCCCCATGCCGCCGGAGGTGCTGGCGGTGGCGACGGAGACCCGCCTGGCTCTGAACCAGGGGGATCTGGCGACTTTGATCTTTGAGCGGGTGTTTCGCAAGCTGCAGGGGCTGCTAGACAACACCAGCGATATGCCCCTGGAGGCCGACATTCTGCGCGACGACAAAAAGCGAGAGCTGTTCTACCTGGTGCTCCGCAAATTTGAGGATGCCCTGGAGCATTTGCGCGGGGCGGGGGTGCTGCCGGGGCAGCTGCCGGAGAAAAGCGCCCTGGTGCTGCATGACCTGTGGCAGGCGGCCTTGACCGATTTCTTTGGCCGCTACTACACCCTCCAGGTCGATACCCTGGAGCAGCCCGTGGTGCCCACCCTGCTGAGTGAGACCCCGGTGGTGCAGGCGGCGATTTTAGACCGGCTGCCCCAGGTGCCCATGCTGCTGGGGCATCTGTTGTTTAACGAATCGATGGTGGTGGACGGCAGCCTCTACGAAGCCGCTGCCCCCCAGGCTATGGCCCGCAGCCAGGAGCTGCTAGAGCACCTGCTGATTCAGCTGGCCAACGCTGTGGTGCAGCCGCTGCTCAACCATTTCGCCGACGTGGAGCTGATGAAGAAAAACCTCTACCACCGCCGGATGATGACCAGCCGCGACATCGAGCGCTTTCGCAACGATCTCTCCTGGCGGTATCGGTGGGACGGGCTGGTCAATGAACCTCGGGCGATTTTTGAGAGCCAGCATCGGCTGTTTGGCTTTACCGAGCGGGGCATTCAGTATCAGCTCATCTATGCGCCCCGGCGGCAGGAGCTAGAGCAGCTTTCGGGCCTGCAGCGGGCGGTGACCCTGGCGGTGGAGGCTCGCGATGCGATCGCCCCTCGGTTTCGCTCGGCGGTGGCCCTGGTGGGCAGCGGCATTGTCTACGTGCTCACCGATGTAATTGGCCGCGGCATTGGGCTGATCGGGCGCGGTATTTTGCGCGGCGTGGGGGGAGCCTGGCGCGACCCCCGCTACCGGCGCGATCGCCAGGAGAGCAACTTCCGCGACTGA
- a CDS encoding alpha/beta hydrolase: MLLRHRPLRIFAAVVLGLGTAWATALPLRAADTIGLEFGPFSRSIPTESLIAFAATGEVDPQLAPFLRRLSPAQRQGLRSALNTSRPVNLVAISQWFNSPMGDRSLQFLGELAQTEAGLNGRQALRAAIVAAAAEDGDIALLDIVRHFPTGKLRVDVAQGLTVARQVQAEIAVTRRLVAAIQQQSEAAAMVQPVDLAALPDLTQPGPYGSRQVSLTLVDASRSRTYAADVFWPANLAALDGPLPVVVISHGLGDSRTSFFSLAAHAASHGLAVALPEHVGSNSSQKQALLTGLDRETFKARDFLDRPLDVSFLLDELERLNATTFEGRLDVSRVAAVGHSFGGYTALALGGATIDFERLARRCNPAANLLLDAAMVLECRALELQTDAAAMARFAQGTQDDRVKLVMAFAPVSNLFGPRGMAQVAVPVMLLGGEVDLVAPVVPQQVAAFSWLRGDDRYLYLGENTSHGPDFTRLASRFLYIDEALEQGIDEAIATTQGVNRSLVVAFSQVYLGDREAYRPFLSAAYVEAVSAAPFRLHLARELPPQAIERLGPELPGLE, encoded by the coding sequence ATGCTGCTTCGCCACCGCCCGCTGAGGATATTTGCCGCCGTTGTCCTGGGCCTGGGCACAGCCTGGGCAACGGCTTTGCCCCTGCGGGCCGCCGACACCATCGGGCTGGAGTTTGGCCCCTTCAGCCGCTCGATACCCACCGAGTCGCTGATTGCCTTTGCCGCAACCGGCGAGGTTGACCCCCAGCTGGCTCCCTTTTTGCGGCGGCTGAGCCCGGCCCAGCGCCAGGGCCTGCGCTCGGCCCTCAACACCAGCCGACCGGTAAACTTGGTGGCCATTTCCCAGTGGTTTAACAGCCCGATGGGCGATCGCAGCCTGCAATTCTTGGGCGAGCTCGCCCAGACCGAGGCCGGGCTCAACGGTCGCCAGGCGCTGCGGGCGGCGATTGTCGCTGCCGCCGCTGAGGATGGCGACATTGCACTGCTCGATATCGTGCGTCACTTTCCCACCGGCAAACTGCGGGTCGATGTCGCCCAGGGGCTGACCGTAGCCCGCCAGGTGCAGGCTGAGATCGCCGTCACCCGCCGCCTGGTGGCCGCCATTCAGCAGCAGTCAGAGGCCGCCGCAATGGTGCAGCCCGTTGACCTCGCCGCCCTGCCTGACCTCACCCAGCCCGGCCCCTACGGCAGTCGCCAGGTGTCACTGACGCTGGTGGATGCCAGCCGCAGCCGCACCTACGCCGCCGATGTTTTCTGGCCCGCCAACCTCGCCGCCCTCGACGGCCCCCTGCCGGTGGTGGTGATATCCCACGGGTTGGGGGACAGCCGCACCAGCTTCTTTAGCCTGGCGGCCCACGCGGCCTCCCACGGGCTGGCGGTGGCGCTACCCGAGCATGTGGGCAGCAACAGCAGCCAAAAACAGGCCCTGCTCACCGGGCTCGATCGCGAAACCTTCAAGGCCCGAGACTTTCTCGATCGCCCGCTGGACGTGAGCTTTTTGCTCGATGAGCTAGAGCGGCTCAACGCCACCACCTTTGAGGGGCGGCTGGACGTCAGCCGGGTGGCGGCGGTGGGCCATTCCTTTGGGGGCTATACGGCCCTGGCCCTGGGCGGTGCCACCATTGACTTTGAGCGCCTCGCCCGACGCTGCAACCCCGCCGCCAACCTGCTCCTCGATGCCGCCATGGTGCTGGAGTGCCGGGCCCTAGAACTCCAGACCGATGCCGCCGCGATGGCCCGCTTTGCCCAGGGCACCCAGGACGATCGCGTCAAGCTGGTGATGGCCTTTGCTCCGGTGTCTAACCTGTTTGGCCCCAGGGGCATGGCCCAGGTGGCGGTGCCGGTGATGCTGCTGGGCGGCGAGGTCGATCTGGTGGCCCCGGTGGTGCCCCAGCAGGTGGCCGCCTTTAGCTGGCTGCGGGGCGACGATCGCTACCTCTACCTGGGCGAAAACACCTCCCACGGCCCCGACTTTACCAGGCTGGCCAGCCGATTTCTCTATATAGATGAGGCCCTGGAGCAGGGCATTGACGAAGCCATTGCCACCACCCAGGGGGTGAATCGATCGCTGGTGGTGGCCTTTAGCCAGGTGTACCTGGGCGATCGCGAAGCCTACCGGCCCTTTTTGAGCGCCGCCTACGTCGAGGCGGTCAGCGCCGCCCCCTTTCGGCTGCACCTGGCCCGCGAGTTGCCGCCCCAGGCCATCGAGCGGCTAGGCCCAGAGCTGCCCGGCCTGGAATAA
- a CDS encoding aldo/keto reductase, producing MTTAATAAATDGSPLALPEMGCGTWAWGNRLLWGYDQSMDDELRRVFDHCLRHGVTLFDSGDSYGTGRLNGRSEVLLGQFAQGYSGPNRQALCLATKLAAYPWRLTPGSVVRAGAASAERLGRPIDLVQMHWSTANYAPWQEGPFLDGLMDLCARGQARAVGLSNFGPKRLRLAHQRFEARGLAIATLQVQYSLLSTYPVSELGLKDLCDELGIRLIAYSPLALGLLTGKYSAKGPFPSGVRGILFRQLLPKIQPLLAVVGAIAAHRQKAPAQVALNWCLCKGTIPIPGAKTLAQAEQNTAALGWRLDAGEVEELDRAAQGSDRQMVQNIFQSS from the coding sequence ATGACCACTGCCGCCACTGCCGCCGCCACCGATGGATCGCCGCTAGCGCTGCCCGAGATGGGCTGCGGCACCTGGGCCTGGGGCAACCGGCTGCTGTGGGGCTACGACCAGAGCATGGATGACGAACTGCGGCGGGTGTTTGACCACTGCCTCCGCCACGGCGTCACCCTGTTCGACAGCGGCGACTCCTACGGCACCGGGCGGCTGAACGGGCGCAGCGAGGTGCTGCTGGGGCAGTTTGCCCAGGGCTACAGCGGGCCAAATCGGCAGGCTCTGTGCCTGGCCACCAAGCTGGCCGCCTACCCCTGGCGGCTCACCCCTGGCTCGGTGGTCAGGGCTGGGGCGGCCTCCGCCGAGCGCCTGGGCCGCCCCATTGATCTGGTGCAGATGCACTGGTCTACCGCCAACTACGCCCCCTGGCAGGAGGGGCCGTTTCTCGACGGGCTGATGGATCTGTGCGCCCGGGGCCAGGCCCGGGCCGTAGGCCTGTCGAACTTTGGCCCCAAGCGGCTGAGGCTGGCCCACCAGCGGTTTGAGGCGCGGGGGCTGGCGATCGCCACGCTACAAGTGCAGTATTCGCTGCTGTCCACCTACCCGGTGAGCGAGCTGGGCCTGAAGGATCTCTGCGACGAGCTGGGCATTCGCCTGATCGCCTACAGCCCCCTGGCGCTGGGGTTGTTGACGGGCAAGTACTCGGCCAAGGGGCCGTTTCCCTCCGGCGTGCGGGGGATTTTGTTTCGTCAGCTGTTGCCCAAGATTCAGCCGCTGCTGGCGGTGGTCGGGGCGATCGCCGCCCACCGCCAGAAGGCCCCCGCCCAGGTGGCCCTCAACTGGTGCCTCTGCAAAGGCACCATCCCCATTCCCGGCGCTAAAACCCTGGCCCAGGCCGAGCAAAATACCGCCGCCCTGGGCTGGCGACTCGACGCAGGAGAGGTGGAGGAACTGGATCGGGCGGCCCAGGGCAGCGATCGCCAAATGGTGCAGAACATCTTTCAGTCGAGCTAG